A genomic window from Camelus ferus isolate YT-003-E chromosome 9, BCGSAC_Cfer_1.0, whole genome shotgun sequence includes:
- the FUT2 gene encoding galactoside 2-alpha-L-fucosyltransferase 2, producing the protein MPGPQLSQPRCWKVWQILSEKSSLRGGSTLSCHFVVQPGPAMHTATFFFPTAPFILFVFAASTIFHLQQRLVKMQPSWELEMLESKMVETPSSPPRKGMWTINAIGRLGNQMGEYATLYALAKMNGRPAFIPPQMHSTLAPIFRITLPVLHDTTASRIPWRNYHLNDWMEDQYRHIPGEYVRLTGYPCSWTFYHHLHAEILQEFTLHDHVREEAQNFLRGLQVNGSRPSTFVGVHVRRGDYVHVMPNVWKGVVADRRYLEQALNWFRTRYSTPIFVVSSNGMAWCRENIDASRGDVVFAGNGNEGSPAKDFALLAQCNHTIMTIGTFGIWAAYLAGGETIYLANYTLPDSPFLKVFKPEAAFLPEWIGIEADLSPLLKH; encoded by the exons ATGCCTGGACCACAATTGAGCCAACCCAG GTGCTGGAAGGTTTGGCAGATTCTGAGTGAGAAGTCGTCCCTGAGGGGAGGGAGCACGCTGAGCTGCCACTTTGTTGTCCAGCCAGGACCAG CCATGCACACAGCAACTTTCTTCTTCCCCACGGCCCCCTTCATCCTCTTTGTCTTCGCGGCTTCCACCATATTTCACCTTCAGCAGCGGCTGGTGAAGATGCAACCCTCGTGGGAGTTAGAGATGCTGGAGTCAAAGATGGTGGAGACTCCCTCCAGCCCCCCGCGGAAGGGCATGTGGACAATCAATGCAATAGGCCGCCTGGGGAACCAGATGGGGGAGTACGCCACCCTGTACGCCTTGGCCAAGATGAACGGGCGGCCGGCCTTCATCCCGCCCCAGATGCACAGCACTCTGGCCCCCATCTTCAGAATCACCCTCCCCGTCCTGCACGATACCACGGCCAGCAGGATCCCCTGGCGGAACTACCACCTGAACGACTGGATGGAGGACCAGTACCGCCACATCCCGGGGGAGTACGTGCGCCTCACCGGCTACCCCTGCTCCTGGACCTTCTACCACCACCTGCACGCCGAGATCCTCCAGGAGTTCACCCTGCACGACCACGTGCGGGAGGAGGCCCAGAATTTTCTGCGGGGTCTGCAGGTGAATGGGAGCCGGCCGAGCACCTTCGTAGGGGTCCACGTGCGCCGAGGGGACTACGTTCACGTTATGCCCAACGTGTGGAAGGGCGTGGTCGCTGACCGGCGATACCTAGAGCAGGCCCTGAACTGGTTCCGGACGCGCTACAGCACCCCCATCTTTGTGGTCTCCAGTAACGGCATGGCCTGGTGCCGGGAAAACATTGATGCCTCCCGTGGGGATGTGGTGTTTGCCGGCAATGGCAATGAAGGCTCACCAGCCAAGGATTTTGCACTGCTCGCGCAGTGTAACCACACCATCATGACCATTGGGACATTCGGGATCTGGGCCGCCTACCTTGCAGGTGGAGAGACCATATACCTAGCTAATTACACTCTCCCAGACTCTCCCTTCCTCAAAGTCTTTAAGCCCGAGGCAGCCTTCCTGCCAGAGTGGATCGGAATTGAGGCAGACCTGTCCCCACTACTCAAGCACTGA